One genomic region from Osmerus mordax isolate fOsmMor3 chromosome 4, fOsmMor3.pri, whole genome shotgun sequence encodes:
- the LOC136942306 gene encoding uncharacterized protein, with translation MEEFSPIARMTTCPDCDKSIPYTLHPGSPTPLHPYTPAALHPGSPTPLQPYTPAPLQPYSPTPLHPGSPTPRQPYTPTPLQPYTPAALHPYTPAALHPYSPTPLQPYTPAALHPGSPTPLQPYTPTAYTPAALHPYTPAALHPYSPTPLHPGSPTPRQPYTPTALHPGSPTPLQPYTPAALHPYSPTPRQPYSPTPRQPYTPAALHLGSPTPRQPYTPTPYTPTALHPGSPTPRQPYTPAALHPGSPTPQQPYTPAALHPYTPISYWKQYGSGMFYPGCQDPQKHGGERA, from the exons aTGGAGGAGTTCAGCCCGATTGCCAGGATGACCACATGTCCTGACTGTGACAAGAGCATTCCCTACACCCTACACCCCGGCAGCCCTACACCCCTACACCCCTACACCCCGGCAGCCCTACACCCCGGCAGCCCTACACCCCTACAGCCCTACACCCCGGCACCCCTACAGCCCTACAGCCCTACACCCCTACACCCCGGCAGCCCTACACCCCGGCAGCCCTACACCCCTACACCCCTACAGCCCTACACCCCGGCAGCCCTACACCCCTACACCCCGGCAGCCCTACACCCCTACAGCCCTACACCCCTACAGCCCTACACCCCGGCAGCCCTACACCCCGGCAGCCCTACACCCCTACAGCCCTACACCCCTACAGCCTACACCCCGGCAGCCCTACACCCCTACACCCCGGCAGCCCTACACCCCTACAGCCCTACTCCCCTACACCCCGGCAGCCCTACACCCCGGCAGCCCTACACCCCTACAGCCCTACACCCCGGCAGCCCTACACCCCTACAGCCCTACACCCCGGCAGCCCTACACCCCTACAGCCCTACACCCCGGCAGCCCTACAGCCCTACACCCCGGCAGCCCTACACCCCGGCAGCCCTACACCTCGGCAGCCCTACACCCCGGCAGCCCTACACCCCTACACCCTACACCCCTACAGCCCTACACCCCGGCAGCCCTACACCCCGGCAGCCCTACACCCCGGCAGCCCTACACCCCGGCAGCCCTACACCCCAGCAGCCCTACACCCCGGCAGCCCTACACCCCTACACCCCG ATTAGTTACTGGAAGCAGTACGGCTCTGGGATGTTCTACCCAGGCTGCCAGGACCCTCAGAAACACGGTGGAGAACGTGCCTGA